In Sideroxyarcus emersonii, one DNA window encodes the following:
- the mpl gene encoding UDP-N-acetylmuramate:L-alanyl-gamma-D-glutamyl-meso-diaminopimelate ligase, which yields MSQMKHIHILGICGTFMGGIAAIAKQAGYRVTGCDANVYPPMSTQLEEQGIELIEGWGVEQLELKPDVFVIGNVVSRGNPLMEEILNRNLPYASGPQWLADTLLRDKWVLGVAGTHGKTTTTSMLAWILEHAGLNPGFLIGGVPQNFGISARITETPFFVIEADEYDTAFFDKRSKFVHYHPRTAILNNLEFDHADIFPDLAAIETQFHHLVRTVPGNGLVVCNGREESLARVIKRGCWTPVEKFGSDDGWNIDANEQVSLSGKAQGTLQWDLLGEHNRMNALAALAAARHAGVPVAQGLAALSEFKNVKRRMEVRGTVNGITVYDDFAHHPTAIDTTVAGLRRKVGKARILAVLEPRSNTMKLGVMKDALPGSLKDADLTFCYAGNLGWDARGALAPLGDKAVVKDDLNELIEAIAAKAKSGDHVLVMSNGGFGGIHEKLLQRLAQ from the coding sequence ATGAGCCAAATGAAACACATCCACATCCTCGGCATCTGCGGCACCTTCATGGGCGGCATCGCCGCCATCGCCAAACAGGCAGGCTATCGCGTCACCGGCTGCGATGCCAACGTCTATCCGCCGATGAGCACGCAACTGGAAGAGCAGGGCATCGAGCTGATCGAAGGCTGGGGCGTGGAGCAGCTGGAACTGAAGCCGGATGTGTTCGTCATCGGCAACGTGGTGTCGCGCGGCAATCCGCTGATGGAAGAGATCCTGAACCGCAACCTGCCGTATGCCTCCGGCCCGCAATGGCTGGCCGATACCTTGTTGCGCGACAAGTGGGTACTGGGTGTGGCGGGCACGCACGGCAAGACCACCACCACGTCCATGCTGGCCTGGATACTGGAACATGCAGGGCTGAACCCCGGCTTCCTGATCGGCGGCGTGCCGCAGAACTTCGGCATCTCGGCGCGCATCACCGAGACGCCGTTCTTCGTGATCGAGGCGGACGAATACGACACCGCCTTTTTCGACAAGCGCTCCAAGTTCGTGCACTACCATCCGCGCACCGCGATCCTGAACAACCTCGAGTTCGACCACGCCGATATCTTCCCCGACCTGGCCGCCATCGAAACGCAGTTCCACCATCTGGTGCGCACGGTGCCGGGCAACGGGCTGGTGGTATGCAACGGGCGCGAGGAATCTTTGGCACGCGTGATCAAGCGCGGCTGCTGGACGCCGGTGGAGAAGTTCGGCTCGGATGACGGCTGGAACATCGATGCCAACGAGCAGGTGTCGCTCAGCGGCAAGGCGCAAGGCACCCTGCAGTGGGACTTGCTCGGCGAACACAACCGCATGAACGCACTGGCCGCGCTGGCCGCCGCGCGTCATGCCGGCGTGCCGGTCGCACAGGGCCTGGCTGCGCTCAGTGAATTCAAGAACGTGAAGCGCCGCATGGAGGTGCGCGGCACGGTCAACGGCATCACAGTGTACGACGACTTCGCGCACCACCCCACCGCGATCGACACCACCGTGGCCGGGCTGCGCCGCAAGGTGGGCAAGGCGCGCATCCTCGCGGTGCTGGAGCCACGCTCCAACACCATGAAGCTGGGCGTGATGAAGGACGCGCTGCCCGGCAGCCTGAAGGATGCCGACCTGACCTTTTGTTATGCCGGGAACCTGGGCTGGGATGCGCGTGGTGCGCTCGCCCCGCTGGGCGACAAGGCGGTGGTGAAGGACGATCTGAACGAACTCATCGAAGCCATCGCCGCCAAAGCGAAGTCGGGCGACCATGTCCTGGTGATGAGCAACGGCGGCTTCGGCGGGATACACGAAAAGCTGTTGCAACGACTGGCGCAGTGA
- a CDS encoding DMT family protein has translation MNLISNPLLVTALMLAVSNLFMTFAWYGHLKNFAHSPWYVAALASWGIALFEYLIQVPANRIGYTQLSLGQLKIMQEVITLTIFVPFAVLYMNQPLKMDYLYAGLCLLGAVYFIFRT, from the coding sequence ATGAACCTGATCTCTAATCCATTGCTGGTCACGGCACTGATGCTGGCGGTATCCAACCTGTTCATGACCTTTGCATGGTACGGGCACCTGAAGAATTTCGCCCACTCGCCCTGGTATGTGGCGGCGCTGGCGAGCTGGGGCATCGCGCTGTTCGAGTACCTGATCCAGGTTCCGGCCAACCGCATCGGCTACACCCAGCTCAGCCTGGGGCAGCTGAAGATCATGCAGGAGGTCATCACGCTGACCATCTTCGTGCCGTTCGCGGTGCTGTACATGAACCAGCCGCTGAAGATGGACTATTTGTATGCGGGGCTGTGCCTGCTGGGTGCGGTGTATTTTATTTTTAGAACCTAA
- a CDS encoding nucleotidyltransferase: MFYLELFAALDRHKVDYLLIGGLAVSLHGVERATMDVDITVAMNPANLIALIDTAKELKLMPVLPVPLESLSNIELLRDWHAQRHLEAFALRTPELAGVTIDVLLFPPVDFSGMQQRAVEFDVAGTAIKVVSIDDLIALKSAVGRPVDISDVEHLQRIRSA; this comes from the coding sequence ATGTTCTATCTCGAACTCTTCGCTGCGCTGGATCGCCACAAGGTGGATTACCTGCTGATTGGCGGGTTGGCGGTCTCGTTGCATGGTGTGGAACGTGCCACGATGGATGTGGACATCACGGTGGCGATGAATCCTGCCAACCTGATAGCGCTGATCGATACTGCGAAGGAGCTGAAGCTCATGCCAGTGCTTCCGGTACCGCTGGAGTCGTTAAGCAATATCGAGTTGCTGCGCGATTGGCATGCACAGCGCCACCTTGAAGCTTTTGCACTGCGTACGCCGGAACTGGCCGGAGTAACCATAGATGTGTTGCTATTCCCGCCGGTGGATTTTTCCGGCATGCAGCAAAGAGCGGTGGAGTTCGATGTTGCCGGAACGGCGATCAAGGTAGTTTCCATCGACGACCTGATCGCGCTCAAGAGCGCTGTCGGGCGGCCTGTCGACATCTCGGATGTTGAACATCTGCAAAGGATCAGATCTGCATGA
- a CDS encoding FKBP-type peptidyl-prolyl cis-trans isomerase, with protein sequence MITLTKTDTKLGEGAEAQAGQTVIVHYTGWLHDEAAPENKGKKFDSSLDRNDPFSFPLGGGRVIKGWDIGVQGMKEGGSRTLVIPPEMGYGPRGAGGVIPPNATLVFDVKLLKVIKTDMVDTKVGEGAEAQEGQHVTVHYTGWLFDKNAPENKGTKFDSSRDRDEPFDFPLGQGHVIQGWDIGVQGMKVGGQRTLVIPPEMGYGRQGAGGVIPPNATLVFEVELLGIN encoded by the coding sequence ATGATTACCCTCACCAAAACCGACACCAAACTGGGCGAAGGCGCAGAAGCACAAGCCGGTCAGACCGTGATTGTGCATTACACGGGCTGGCTGCATGACGAGGCCGCGCCCGAAAACAAGGGCAAGAAGTTCGACAGCTCGCTCGACCGCAACGACCCTTTCAGTTTTCCGCTTGGCGGAGGACGCGTGATCAAGGGCTGGGATATTGGCGTGCAGGGCATGAAAGAAGGCGGCTCGCGCACACTGGTCATCCCGCCGGAGATGGGCTACGGACCACGCGGTGCGGGTGGGGTGATCCCGCCGAATGCGACGCTGGTGTTCGATGTGAAGCTGCTCAAGGTGATCAAGACCGACATGGTCGACACCAAGGTGGGCGAGGGTGCGGAAGCGCAGGAAGGGCAGCACGTCACCGTGCATTACACCGGCTGGCTGTTCGACAAGAACGCGCCGGAAAACAAGGGCACAAAGTTCGACAGCTCGCGCGACCGCGACGAGCCGTTCGATTTTCCGCTGGGCCAGGGCCATGTGATCCAGGGCTGGGACATCGGCGTGCAAGGCATGAAGGTGGGCGGGCAGCGCACGCTGGTGATTCCCCCGGAAATGGGCTACGGCAGGCAGGGCGCGGGCGGCGTGATCCCGCCGAATGCGACACTGGTGTTTGAGGTTGAGTTGCTTGGAATCAACTGA